One genomic segment of Planctomycetota bacterium includes these proteins:
- a CDS encoding AAA family ATPase — protein sequence MDQLHCTAADRRQTRVGDTSVTPASSDAAPDNERKVFVLDTNVLLHNPESLFMFADNEVVIPFVVIEELDAFKKQNDDVGRNARQVIRHLDSLRRKGKLSDGVRWNGHGGTVKIDFAVNDPPAALRNPTPDNRIISVAYQHMKRGDRTVFISKDINARIKSDALGIPTMDFEAQKVDADRLYTGYVTLNVDTALINQLYEEKQIPLSDIEPYLPRPEADPDAEQHAPAGKPQPIKLQANQFAMLHDNLDPSHTGLGRRLGETNHLIPVTAPRKSVFGIFARNVQQTMALDLLLDDEIRLVTLLGTAGSGKTLLALAAGLAKALNEQRYDRVLVARPIMPMGRDIGYLPGDVEDKLTAWMQPIFDNLTYLLSTRGAGSQHAESKTPEQRIKALIDSGQIVLEPLTYIRGRSIPNQFMIVDEAQNLTPHEVKTIASRVGEGTKLILTGDVRQIDNPYLDGSSNGLSYLVEAMKGVGIVGHVMLAKSERSELASLIADRL from the coding sequence ATGGATCAGTTACACTGCACGGCGGCGGATCGACGTCAGACTCGTGTGGGAGATACATCCGTGACGCCAGCTTCATCCGACGCGGCCCCAGACAACGAACGTAAAGTCTTCGTCCTCGACACCAATGTCCTTCTGCACAATCCCGAATCGCTCTTCATGTTCGCTGACAACGAAGTGGTGATCCCCTTCGTCGTCATCGAAGAACTCGACGCCTTCAAGAAGCAGAACGACGACGTCGGCCGCAACGCCCGCCAGGTCATTCGCCATCTCGACAGTCTTCGCCGCAAGGGGAAGCTCAGCGATGGCGTGCGCTGGAACGGGCACGGCGGCACCGTGAAGATCGACTTCGCCGTCAACGACCCCCCCGCCGCGCTGCGCAATCCGACGCCCGACAACCGCATCATCTCCGTCGCTTATCAACACATGAAGCGCGGCGACCGCACGGTCTTCATCTCCAAGGACATCAATGCCCGCATCAAGTCCGATGCGCTGGGCATCCCCACGATGGACTTCGAGGCCCAGAAGGTCGACGCCGATCGTCTGTACACCGGGTATGTCACGCTCAACGTCGACACCGCCCTCATCAATCAGCTCTACGAAGAAAAGCAGATTCCGCTCTCGGACATCGAGCCGTACCTGCCCCGGCCCGAAGCGGACCCCGATGCCGAGCAGCACGCGCCCGCCGGAAAGCCGCAGCCGATCAAACTCCAGGCCAACCAGTTCGCCATGCTCCACGACAACCTCGACCCGTCGCACACGGGCCTCGGACGTCGGCTTGGCGAAACGAATCACCTCATCCCCGTCACCGCGCCGCGCAAAAGCGTCTTCGGCATCTTCGCCCGCAACGTGCAGCAGACCATGGCGCTGGACCTGCTGCTCGATGACGAGATTCGCCTCGTCACCCTGCTGGGCACCGCCGGGTCGGGGAAGACGCTCCTCGCACTCGCCGCCGGACTCGCCAAGGCGCTCAACGAGCAGCGGTACGACCGCGTGCTCGTGGCCCGGCCGATCATGCCCATGGGCCGCGACATCGGCTATCTGCCCGGCGACGTCGAGGACAAGCTGACGGCATGGATGCAGCCGATCTTCGATAACCTTACGTACCTGCTCTCCACCCGCGGCGCCGGCTCGCAGCACGCTGAATCCAAAACCCCCGAGCAGCGCATCAAAGCCCTCATCGACTCCGGCCAGATCGTCCTCGAACCCCTGACCTACATCCGAGGCAGGTCCATCCCCAATCAGTTCATGATCGTCGACGAAGCCCAGAACCTCACCCCCCACGAAGTCAAAACCATCGCCTCTCGCGTCGGCGAAGGCACGAAGCTGATCCTCACCGGCGACGTCCGACAGATCGACAACCCCTACCTCGATGGGTCGTCCAACGGACTCTCGTATCTTGTTGAGGCCATGAAAGGCGTCGGCATCGTCGGGCACGTCATGCTCGCCAAATCCGAACGCTCCGAACTGGCCAGTCTCATCGCCGATCGACTCTGA